A region of Halosolutus amylolyticus DNA encodes the following proteins:
- a CDS encoding geranylgeranyl reductase family protein, with translation MYDYVVVGVGPPGARFARRAAENGYDVLALEKGSIGTPLACSGHVSTDVWEFTGEGAQAELFQNEIYGARFHVGGPHSDAYPFYKREVASNVIDRVGLDRHLADLAREAGADVREEHTVTSVTEHRDRVEVVASGPDGTETFEAKMVAGCDGPRSRVRDALGLPEPGELLHGVLAFSDEEDDQDFVDVHLTAPTFFAWRIPRGDAGVEYGLAAPPGVAVTKHFEELIDGYEIDVSHRCSGAIPIGPPERVTTRRGFLIGDAAAQTKPFTGGGILYGMTSADHAAREIDPDRPTTLAAYEHAWRDDLEREMELGHWLRRAYSLPEPVQRVGLGTLSGEIGVHMDRPTSLFSTEHLKALLSRM, from the coding sequence ATGTACGATTACGTCGTTGTCGGCGTGGGACCGCCGGGAGCGCGCTTCGCCCGCCGGGCCGCCGAGAACGGGTACGACGTACTCGCCCTCGAGAAGGGATCGATCGGCACGCCGCTTGCCTGTTCGGGCCACGTCAGTACCGACGTCTGGGAGTTCACGGGCGAGGGAGCCCAGGCGGAACTGTTCCAGAACGAGATCTACGGCGCGCGGTTCCACGTCGGCGGCCCCCACAGCGACGCCTACCCGTTCTACAAGCGCGAGGTCGCCTCGAACGTCATCGATCGGGTCGGGCTGGACCGCCACCTCGCCGACCTCGCACGCGAGGCGGGCGCGGACGTCCGCGAGGAACACACCGTCACCTCGGTGACGGAGCACCGCGATCGGGTCGAAGTCGTCGCCAGCGGCCCGGACGGCACCGAGACGTTCGAGGCGAAGATGGTCGCCGGCTGTGACGGCCCCCGATCGCGGGTCCGGGACGCGCTCGGCCTCCCCGAACCCGGCGAACTGCTCCACGGCGTCCTCGCCTTTTCGGACGAGGAAGACGACCAGGACTTCGTCGACGTCCACCTCACCGCGCCGACCTTCTTCGCGTGGCGCATCCCCCGCGGCGACGCGGGCGTCGAGTACGGGCTGGCCGCACCGCCCGGCGTCGCGGTGACCAAACACTTCGAGGAACTGATCGACGGCTACGAGATCGACGTCTCCCACCGGTGTTCGGGAGCGATTCCGATCGGTCCGCCCGAACGAGTGACCACGCGTCGAGGCTTCCTCATCGGCGACGCGGCCGCCCAGACCAAGCCGTTCACCGGCGGCGGCATCCTCTACGGGATGACCAGCGCCGATCACGCCGCCCGGGAGATCGACCCCGATCGGCCGACGACCCTCGCGGCCTACGAACACGCCTGGCGCGACGATCTGGAGCGCGAGATGGAACTGGGCCACTGGCTCCGTCGGGCATACTCCCTCCCGGAACCGGTCCAGCGCGTCGGACTCGGGACCCTCTCGGGCGAAATCGGCGTCCACATGGACCGGCCGACCTCGCTGTTCTCGACGGAGCACCTGAAAGCGCTACTCTCGCGGATGTGA